From the Candidatus Bathyarchaeota archaeon genome, one window contains:
- a CDS encoding ATP-binding protein, with protein sequence MSSRLYNMAVNAANEAAKCDSEGNKEQAISKYLQAFDLLTSIIRHTDNKKLKDFYATRAEQYLSRAYALKTASGKPAQSAAQQSPADDAEDTQEKEQLQAKVASMILPEKPNVSWNDIAGLQTAKEAIEDAIILPLRRVDLFKGMPTWKGILLFGPPGCGKTLLAKAAASECEATFFSVSAADVMVKWVGDSEQRVKALFEAARKNQPAIVFIDEVDSLGMNRSGEESAVSTRVLTQMLQMMDGVQGKPDDRVVVLGATNRPWNLDSAMLRRFDKRILVTLPDAAAREEMFKITIQKMPSFKVASDVNMHRLAQLTQGLSGDDIKKLCIDAWYRPIHELKQQNNLESGTPRPVTEQDFTEALKTRRASVSTNEVTLNEQWAQQYGMN encoded by the coding sequence TTGTCGTCTCGTCTGTATAACATGGCAGTTAATGCAGCTAACGAAGCAGCAAAATGCGATTCAGAAGGAAACAAAGAACAGGCAATAAGCAAGTACCTGCAAGCTTTTGATTTACTTACCTCCATAATCCGCCACACCGACAACAAAAAACTCAAAGACTTCTACGCAACACGCGCCGAACAATACCTGTCTAGAGCCTACGCCTTAAAAACTGCATCAGGCAAACCTGCGCAATCCGCAGCCCAGCAAAGCCCAGCCGACGACGCTGAGGACACGCAAGAAAAAGAACAACTGCAAGCCAAAGTCGCATCCATGATTTTACCTGAAAAACCCAATGTTTCATGGAACGACATCGCAGGGCTACAAACCGCCAAAGAAGCCATAGAAGACGCCATAATCCTGCCACTGCGCCGCGTAGACCTTTTCAAGGGCATGCCAACGTGGAAAGGAATTTTGCTATTTGGTCCACCTGGTTGCGGGAAAACGTTGCTAGCGAAGGCTGCAGCTTCTGAGTGTGAAGCGACGTTTTTTAGTGTGAGCGCGGCGGATGTTATGGTTAAGTGGGTTGGAGATTCAGAGCAACGCGTCAAAGCATTGTTTGAAGCAGCTAGGAAAAATCAGCCTGCAATTGTGTTTATTGACGAGGTTGATTCGTTGGGTATGAACCGAAGCGGGGAAGAATCAGCGGTTTCCACGCGGGTTTTAACGCAGATGTTGCAGATGATGGATGGCGTGCAGGGTAAACCTGATGACCGCGTAGTGGTTTTGGGTGCTACGAATCGTCCGTGGAACTTGGATTCTGCCATGCTGCGCAGATTTGACAAGCGAATTTTGGTGACGTTGCCCGACGCCGCTGCCAGAGAAGAGATGTTCAAAATCACCATCCAAAAAATGCCCAGCTTCAAAGTAGCATCCGACGTGAACATGCACAGGTTAGCCCAACTCACCCAAGGGCTTAGCGGGGATGACATCAAAAAACTCTGCATAGACGCATGGTATCGTCCCATACATGAGCTTAAACAGCAAAATAACCTTGAATCAGGAACCCCGCGCCCCGTAACGGAGCAAGACTTCACTGAAGCCCTAAAAACCAGAAGAGCCTCCGTGTCAACCAACGAAGTAACACTCAACGAGCAGTGGGCACAACAATACGGCATGAACTAA
- a CDS encoding SPFH domain-containing protein: MPFLKKKTVSRNVNSPSLDELIWRIPNQAYPKVADIDEIVVTEFEKAVLIKDGVVQNVLSSGKHEVPRGVTEIVWVDISPKCQLFGIPVYNGPTTKDNYQIGLSGTVTFRVMFSKEDVKSFVLEMVKGSRVFAAAQVVDWLRSGVLVSVLRDVVKSKSLDEFKNVNREQLVSFDLRPRLVCELSKYGIELVSMDITGMTSRKSSS, encoded by the coding sequence TTGCCTTTCCTAAAAAAGAAAACCGTCTCACGAAACGTCAACTCCCCCTCGCTTGATGAGTTGATTTGGCGAATCCCCAACCAAGCCTACCCAAAAGTCGCCGACATAGACGAAATTGTGGTTACCGAATTCGAAAAAGCGGTCCTGATAAAAGACGGCGTAGTGCAAAATGTTCTATCTTCAGGCAAACACGAGGTGCCCAGAGGTGTAACCGAAATCGTCTGGGTCGATATCTCCCCCAAATGCCAACTCTTTGGCATCCCCGTCTACAATGGTCCCACAACCAAGGACAACTACCAAATCGGGCTTAGCGGAACAGTTACTTTTAGGGTTATGTTTAGCAAAGAAGACGTCAAAAGTTTTGTTTTGGAAATGGTCAAAGGCAGCCGTGTTTTTGCTGCCGCGCAGGTGGTTGATTGGTTGCGCAGTGGGGTTTTGGTTTCGGTTTTGCGTGATGTGGTAAAATCCAAAAGTTTGGATGAATTCAAGAACGTTAACCGTGAACAGTTGGTTAGTTTTGATTTGCGTCCGCGCCTTGTCTGTGAGCTTTCCAAATATGGCATTGAACTGGTCTCGATGGACATAACAGGCATGACCTCACGCAAAAGCAGTTCATAG
- a CDS encoding vacuolar protein-sorting-associated protein 25: MNPTPQDDWLSKPWMYVAPKGTELLANWKDTWVKYVLEFTQTRNLHIINPADLQRQEPFSKFDADTFEVLLDALVQAGYGRWWDKKGKLLRVYWRSLDGWADQIDALTKENKTRIINGVDGLADLEPALAGLPDEDKQEILSILVKRKLARWIKKKDCIVRLLR, from the coding sequence TTGAACCCCACCCCCCAAGATGACTGGCTTAGCAAGCCGTGGATGTATGTTGCCCCAAAAGGCACAGAGTTGCTAGCGAACTGGAAGGACACTTGGGTCAAATATGTTTTAGAGTTTACTCAAACCCGCAACCTCCACATCATAAACCCCGCTGACCTGCAACGCCAAGAGCCTTTTAGCAAGTTTGACGCCGACACTTTTGAGGTTCTTTTGGATGCTTTGGTGCAGGCGGGCTATGGCAGATGGTGGGACAAAAAAGGCAAGTTGTTAAGGGTTTACTGGCGCTCCTTGGATGGCTGGGCAGACCAAATTGACGCTTTAACTAAAGAGAACAAAACTCGCATAATCAACGGGGTTGACGGTTTAGCGGATTTGGAGCCTGCTTTGGCGGGGTTGCCTGACGAAGATAAGCAAGAAATTCTCTCAATACTTGTCAAGCGCAAGTTGGCGCGGTGGATAAAAAAGAAAGACTGCATTGTTCGGTTGCTTCGCTAA
- a CDS encoding FHA domain-containing protein: protein MSNGFFLTEKQVKCENCGGTIKLPCTTGSAILTCEFCKSIYEYNPTVQVQTKLFFEDEAKTPFEYLLTAGVVIGRESKSPFVMIQSDVDPSLKQNLCIRNPFVSRVPHVRIRVVDCVNVFSCGESKRLLLKNQCTVEDCNSTNGTAVNNCLLKPCQQQTLKDGDKITLAPNSKLPLNIHFKETIPHKTSPS, encoded by the coding sequence ATGTCTAACGGGTTTTTTTTAACCGAAAAACAGGTTAAATGCGAAAACTGCGGCGGCACCATAAAACTTCCATGCACCACAGGTAGCGCCATTTTGACCTGCGAGTTTTGCAAATCCATCTACGAATACAACCCCACTGTTCAGGTACAGACGAAACTGTTTTTTGAAGATGAAGCAAAAACCCCGTTTGAATACCTGTTGACTGCGGGGGTGGTGATTGGGCGCGAATCAAAAAGCCCCTTTGTTATGATTCAAAGCGATGTGGACCCTTCGCTTAAGCAGAATCTTTGCATCCGAAATCCCTTCGTCTCCCGTGTTCCTCATGTTAGGATAAGAGTGGTTGATTGCGTTAACGTTTTTTCTTGTGGGGAATCTAAACGGTTGCTTTTGAAGAATCAGTGCACTGTGGAGGACTGTAACAGCACTAACGGAACCGCCGTTAACAACTGCCTGCTAAAACCCTGCCAGCAACAAACCCTAAAAGACGGCGACAAAATAACCCTAGCTCCCAACAGCAAACTCCCCCTCAACATACACTTCAAGGAAACCATCCCCCACAAAACCTCCCCCTCTTAG
- a CDS encoding putative cobaltochelatase, whose translation MKWRNRAVFPFSAIVGQDKMKLALMLNVINPKIGGVLLRGEKGTGKSLAVRALANLLPEVSVVSDCPFHCDPQRPKELCNTCSAKVAAGEVLTVSKRPVSVVDLPVGATEDRLVGTLDIEKAIKTGEKRFEAGILAEANQNILYIDEVNLLDDHLVDVLLDAAAMGVNYVEREGVSFMHPSQFVLVGTMNPEEGELRPQLLDRFALSVEVKGIPYREARAEIVRRRIAFEADPTGFIDAQQDAQEEIRRKIIAATKLLPQVTLSDEMLDLITLICTEFAVDGHRADITIYKTACTIAAFKGRTQVTEEDVKEAAELALAHRRRRQPFEEPKLEQQKLQETMQKWNENKNQNNNPPQQQPPPPPQDDSSPDNQPEDKKQPESNQADAHEQVFEADAPYMVKPLSTPVLDEVERKGAGRRSKSISNSRTGRYVDSAVPKGAFSDLAFDATLRAAAPFQCQRRQETNSQNALLIQKSDLREKVRERKVGSLIMFVVDASGSMAAEERMVATKGAVLSLLLDAYQRRDRVGMVVFRRDRAELVLPPTNSVELAQRFLSGLPTGGRTPLAHGLSLGLEAIHDYLKRDKEAIPLLALVSDGRANVPLSGGDPVEEAKLMAREIGFEGVKSIAIDTERGFLTFGLVKQICDEMKGRYLRLEELSAAPIASAVRDNLCYSPELTWNN comes from the coding sequence ATGAAATGGAGAAACCGAGCGGTGTTTCCCTTTAGCGCCATCGTTGGTCAAGACAAGATGAAGCTTGCTCTTATGCTTAACGTGATTAACCCCAAAATCGGCGGTGTTTTGCTTAGGGGCGAGAAGGGAACAGGGAAGTCTTTGGCGGTTAGGGCTTTAGCTAATCTTTTGCCTGAGGTTAGTGTTGTTTCTGATTGTCCGTTTCACTGTGACCCCCAGCGTCCAAAAGAGCTCTGCAACACATGCAGCGCTAAAGTAGCCGCTGGTGAAGTGCTCACCGTTTCCAAACGCCCTGTATCCGTAGTCGACCTGCCCGTAGGCGCAACCGAAGACCGCCTCGTAGGCACCCTAGACATAGAAAAAGCCATCAAAACAGGCGAAAAACGCTTCGAAGCAGGTATACTCGCCGAAGCCAACCAAAACATCCTATACATCGACGAAGTAAACTTGCTCGACGACCACCTAGTTGACGTTCTCCTTGACGCCGCCGCCATGGGCGTAAACTACGTCGAACGCGAAGGCGTCTCTTTCATGCACCCCTCCCAATTCGTGCTAGTCGGCACCATGAACCCCGAAGAAGGCGAACTTCGACCCCAACTCCTAGACCGCTTCGCATTATCCGTTGAGGTCAAAGGCATCCCATATCGAGAAGCACGAGCCGAAATCGTCAGGCGACGCATAGCTTTCGAAGCCGACCCCACAGGTTTTATTGACGCCCAACAAGACGCCCAAGAAGAAATCCGCCGCAAAATCATCGCAGCAACCAAACTGCTACCCCAAGTAACGTTAAGCGATGAAATGCTTGACCTAATCACTCTTATCTGCACTGAATTTGCCGTGGACGGACACCGCGCCGACATCACCATTTACAAAACCGCCTGTACCATAGCTGCGTTCAAAGGACGCACCCAAGTCACCGAAGAAGACGTTAAAGAAGCCGCCGAATTAGCCCTAGCCCACCGCAGACGCCGCCAACCTTTCGAGGAACCCAAGCTGGAGCAGCAAAAACTCCAAGAAACCATGCAGAAATGGAACGAAAACAAAAACCAAAACAACAACCCGCCCCAACAGCAGCCACCTCCGCCCCCTCAAGACGACTCTTCTCCCGATAATCAACCTGAAGACAAGAAGCAGCCTGAATCCAACCAAGCTGATGCCCACGAGCAGGTCTTCGAAGCCGACGCGCCCTACATGGTAAAGCCTTTGTCTACGCCTGTTTTGGATGAGGTTGAACGTAAAGGTGCAGGTCGCAGGTCTAAGAGTATAAGCAACTCCCGGACGGGCCGGTACGTGGATAGTGCAGTTCCCAAGGGGGCTTTTTCGGATTTGGCTTTTGATGCGACTTTGCGGGCGGCAGCGCCTTTTCAGTGTCAACGTCGCCAAGAAACTAATAGCCAAAACGCTTTGCTTATCCAGAAGTCGGATTTGCGCGAGAAAGTTCGAGAACGTAAAGTTGGCAGCTTGATTATGTTTGTGGTAGACGCGAGTGGTTCAATGGCGGCAGAGGAACGTATGGTCGCCACGAAGGGCGCGGTTTTGTCTTTGCTGCTTGATGCGTATCAGCGTCGTGACCGTGTGGGTATGGTTGTTTTCAGAAGAGACCGTGCAGAGCTGGTGCTTCCTCCAACCAACAGCGTCGAGCTTGCACAACGGTTCTTGTCGGGGTTGCCTACTGGCGGACGCACTCCCCTAGCTCACGGGCTATCTTTAGGGCTGGAAGCAATTCATGATTACCTCAAGCGTGACAAGGAAGCAATTCCCCTGTTGGCTCTAGTTTCTGACGGACGTGCAAATGTGCCTCTTAGTGGCGGTGACCCCGTGGAGGAAGCCAAGTTGATGGCTCGTGAAATCGGTTTTGAAGGGGTCAAATCAATTGCTATAGATACTGAGCGTGGTTTTCTCACGTTTGGGCTTGTAAAGCAGATATGCGACGAAATGAAAGGGCGCTACCTACGGCTAGAAGAACTCAGCGCTGCCCCCATAGCCTCAGCAGTGCGCGACAACCTGTGTTACAGTCCAGAACTCACTTGGAACAACTAA
- a CDS encoding serine/threonine protein kinase, giving the protein MRSISIQVLAQELNVDESAVYEEIPQVIKQLQNENVGNHYFVSNGVEKGQSAKIVVVEKKDVEYLSGGQGTLGLLDLVAHFGFPAKDVNWLLLEMLNHGVIEKSLHDYYTNVKDKPHVKAWFEPQKVTVGQKATLNIEITCPCKISDPKIEATLPLGLELEEEPKLPHKLYGGKFTGKYQYHSNMHGNLSVGVGLGGAVNGLDLDPQVNTWAVLEVAPLSPKLVVVNENRSYEAYYQEPFRLVLDVCNQGLGAAQNTELKGLERHPTFEVLEPTKIGNVAAHGSVKFKISLKPKKSGTHNLSDLTLYYEDLLGNPLNSPLPKTDITVTTPQPNLKVDLLIPQAVAQKKVFSLTVKISNIGEGDAKNVRFALPLDPAVIQSGLVDCNIPRLKSDETEEFLLRLRAPETSELVVPDFDVEMQDVEGTALTERIFGFAVPIREGGEGTSSSKKRAGWPFRVNRVIGGQYRIVEEVGEGGFAKVYRVRRSKFREELALKALKAEFVTNPSVVERFIEEAKLTSDLREDHIVSVRQVDIEDQGDLEYPYIIMEHLNGGTLSSILALGEPLDLLKCTEIMNDLCLALSYAHQHGTIHFDVKPSNVFYDNKKKLWKLGDFGLAKAITLGNVAAPRGSLPYMAPEMREGKGSSKSDIYSLGQVFREILTGTLNGDLQRLQKSYGNQAREELKVYIELIGYMLSPDPAERPSIRDLLSVFSASKTKPAITKRKPA; this is encoded by the coding sequence ATGAGGAGCATCAGCATTCAAGTTTTAGCGCAGGAGTTGAATGTCGATGAATCCGCAGTTTACGAAGAAATTCCCCAAGTAATCAAGCAACTCCAAAACGAAAACGTCGGCAACCACTACTTTGTAAGCAACGGCGTTGAAAAAGGCCAATCTGCCAAAATAGTCGTTGTAGAAAAAAAGGATGTGGAGTACCTTTCAGGTGGGCAGGGAACGCTTGGCTTGTTGGATCTGGTGGCTCATTTTGGGTTTCCCGCTAAGGATGTGAACTGGCTTCTTTTGGAGATGCTAAACCACGGGGTCATCGAAAAATCCTTGCATGATTACTACACCAACGTCAAAGACAAACCCCATGTGAAAGCATGGTTTGAACCCCAAAAAGTCACTGTCGGACAAAAAGCAACCCTAAATATCGAGATAACTTGTCCCTGCAAGATTTCTGACCCTAAAATCGAGGCGACGTTGCCTTTGGGTCTTGAGCTTGAAGAAGAACCCAAACTGCCCCACAAGCTTTACGGCGGAAAATTCACAGGCAAATACCAGTACCACTCGAACATGCATGGGAACCTGTCTGTGGGGGTTGGTTTGGGTGGAGCAGTTAACGGCTTAGACTTAGATCCGCAGGTTAATACTTGGGCGGTTTTGGAGGTTGCGCCGCTGTCTCCTAAGCTGGTGGTGGTAAACGAAAACCGCAGCTACGAAGCCTACTATCAAGAACCCTTCAGGCTAGTTCTTGACGTGTGTAATCAGGGCTTGGGGGCGGCTCAAAACACCGAACTCAAAGGTCTCGAACGCCACCCAACCTTCGAAGTGCTGGAGCCAACAAAAATTGGAAACGTCGCCGCGCATGGCAGCGTCAAATTCAAAATCAGCCTCAAACCCAAAAAAAGCGGAACCCACAACCTTAGCGACCTCACCTTGTACTACGAAGACCTCTTAGGCAACCCTCTAAACAGCCCCCTCCCCAAAACCGACATAACAGTCACAACCCCCCAACCCAACCTCAAAGTAGACCTGCTCATCCCACAAGCCGTAGCACAAAAAAAGGTGTTCTCCCTAACCGTGAAAATCTCCAACATCGGAGAAGGCGACGCGAAAAACGTGCGTTTTGCCCTGCCCCTTGACCCCGCAGTCATACAGTCTGGGCTTGTGGACTGTAACATACCGCGGCTTAAAAGCGACGAAACCGAGGAATTTTTGTTGCGGCTGCGGGCTCCTGAAACTTCCGAGCTGGTTGTTCCCGATTTTGATGTGGAGATGCAAGATGTTGAAGGAACGGCTTTGACGGAGCGGATTTTTGGTTTTGCAGTCCCTATTCGTGAGGGCGGCGAAGGCACCAGTAGCTCTAAAAAGCGTGCAGGTTGGCCGTTTAGGGTTAACCGCGTTATTGGTGGACAGTACCGTATTGTTGAGGAGGTTGGTGAGGGCGGTTTTGCCAAAGTTTACCGTGTGCGGCGTTCCAAGTTTCGTGAAGAGTTGGCGCTTAAGGCTCTTAAAGCAGAGTTTGTGACTAACCCCTCTGTGGTTGAGCGCTTCATTGAAGAAGCAAAGCTGACTAGCGATTTGCGAGAAGATCACATCGTAAGCGTACGCCAAGTAGACATAGAAGACCAAGGCGACCTCGAATACCCCTACATCATAATGGAGCACCTCAACGGCGGCACCCTAAGCAGCATACTCGCGTTAGGCGAACCCCTAGACCTTCTAAAATGCACCGAAATCATGAACGATTTATGCCTTGCCCTCTCATACGCCCACCAACACGGCACCATACACTTCGACGTCAAACCCTCCAACGTATTCTACGACAACAAAAAGAAACTCTGGAAACTAGGCGACTTCGGATTAGCAAAAGCCATCACGTTAGGCAACGTAGCAGCGCCGCGGGGCAGTTTACCCTACATGGCACCTGAAATGCGCGAAGGAAAAGGATCCTCAAAAAGTGACATCTACTCGCTGGGGCAAGTTTTCCGCGAAATCCTCACGGGAACTCTTAATGGTGATTTGCAGCGCCTGCAAAAATCCTATGGCAACCAAGCACGCGAAGAACTCAAGGTGTACATTGAACTTATCGGCTACATGCTAAGTCCTGACCCTGCAGAGCGACCCAGCATCCGCGACTTACTTAGCGTCTTTAGCGCCTCAAAAACAAAACCCGCAATAACAAAAAGGAAGCCTGCATAG